From Pseudomonas sp. FP2335, the proteins below share one genomic window:
- a CDS encoding OprD family outer membrane porin — MKLSSKALLALAISSITATAYAEPASQDFVPTTLAGTSAQSEAKGFIDGQSLGGTTRNWYANEMKFRNDRFSYRKDGVKTPISRRINWAQGTILNYTSGFTQGTVGVSTEVAAYNFIALDRDRKDIAGGSNRTLADSGGDAVGQWSKLGLANVKFRVSNTTLTAGRQNFSTGIVDTIGNRALPSSFEGVSFNSEEFSNLSFQGGIFDRVSPRTEQSLSKFRSEYGNGQETDKVKTLGFNYQPFKSLKTSVFAANVEDFWNQYYFGATHELGDAQTLALTTGLNYYKTTDTGSKKMGNIDNDTYSLSLGLTHQAHSLTFSYQEVNGDEYFDYLHETNGIYLANSLTSDFNSPNEKSFQIAYAINMAEYGVPGLKFNVYSARGWGIDGTHYNGTAYGEAGASRSDLRLMDGEKHQEYGVGTSYAIQSGPLKATTIRGTYVTHRASAQQADGNIKEFRLVTTIPFNIL, encoded by the coding sequence ATGAAACTGAGCAGCAAAGCGCTTCTGGCCCTGGCCATCAGCAGCATCACGGCGACCGCCTACGCGGAACCCGCCAGCCAGGATTTCGTGCCGACCACACTGGCCGGCACCAGCGCGCAAAGCGAGGCCAAGGGCTTTATCGACGGTCAAAGCCTGGGCGGTACCACTCGCAACTGGTATGCGAACGAAATGAAGTTTCGCAACGACCGCTTCAGCTATCGCAAAGACGGCGTGAAGACGCCGATCTCGCGCCGTATCAACTGGGCCCAGGGCACCATCCTCAACTACACCTCGGGCTTCACCCAAGGCACTGTCGGGGTCAGCACTGAAGTCGCTGCCTACAACTTCATCGCCCTCGACCGCGACCGCAAAGATATCGCCGGCGGTTCCAACCGTACCCTGGCGGATTCCGGCGGCGACGCTGTAGGTCAGTGGAGCAAACTGGGCCTGGCCAACGTCAAGTTCCGTGTTTCCAACACCACCTTGACCGCCGGTCGCCAGAACTTCAGCACCGGCATCGTCGACACCATCGGCAACCGTGCGCTGCCTTCGAGCTTTGAAGGTGTGAGCTTCAACAGCGAAGAGTTCAGTAACCTGTCGTTCCAGGGCGGCATCTTCGACCGCGTTTCGCCGCGTACCGAGCAGAGCCTGTCGAAATTCCGCTCCGAATACGGCAATGGCCAGGAAACCGACAAGGTCAAGACCCTGGGCTTCAACTACCAGCCGTTCAAGAGCCTGAAAACCAGCGTGTTCGCCGCCAACGTCGAAGACTTCTGGAACCAGTACTACTTCGGCGCAACCCACGAACTGGGTGATGCTCAAACCCTGGCACTGACCACCGGCCTGAACTACTACAAGACCACCGACACCGGCAGCAAGAAGATGGGCAACATCGACAACGACACTTACTCGTTGTCCCTGGGCTTGACCCACCAGGCCCACAGCCTGACCTTCTCGTACCAGGAAGTGAACGGTGACGAGTACTTCGACTACCTGCACGAAACCAACGGCATCTACCTGGCAAACTCCCTGACTTCGGACTTCAACAGCCCGAACGAGAAGTCTTTCCAGATCGCCTATGCCATCAACATGGCCGAATACGGCGTGCCAGGCCTGAAGTTCAACGTGTACTCGGCTCGCGGTTGGGGCATCGACGGTACTCACTACAACGGCACCGCCTACGGCGAAGCCGGCGCATCGCGTAGCGACCTGCGCCTGATGGACGGCGAGAAACACCAGGAATACGGCGTTGGTACTTCCTACGCAATTCAGAGCGGCCCGCTCAAGGCCACTACGATCCGTGGCACCTACGTGACTCACCGAGCCAGCGCCCAACAAGCTGACGGCAACATCAAAGAGTTCCGCCTGGTCACCACCATCCCGTTCAACATTCTTTAA